GATGTCCCTTCTCCCTAGCTTTGCTTCCAAGGTATCTTCATGTAACTCCAGAcatttctcccaaagttctttgacTAAGGTGTAGCTTCTGACATGGTTAACCTCTTGAGGTGGCAGAGCACTAAGCAGATGGAAATTTGTCTTTTCGTTTGCCACGGAGTCACTCTGTTCTTTCTTGTTCCAGAGTTGTTCTTCCTTCACCTCTCCATGCTAATATTTGGGTTCTATAAAGCTATATTTAATAgttaataatatttcaaaatccattttttaaaatactttcatctttttctttcaaatcgcgaagtctccctcgaacttctgTGGATAGATATTAGCTCTAACCATTTCTTGTGCTTTAGATGACGGTTAATCCTTTTGAAgtaacatggctctgataccaattgttggtctcgtgtggccgacaagagggggtgaattgtctgaaattataaaaatacccTTCTAAAAAACTTTCGACTTAAGTTAGACAagtacttaattaaattaaaatgaaataaaaagaaaatacaagatgattggatttacttagtttgtaatTAGAAGATTGCTACTACAAGACAATAAAAGTTCACTACTATCTCCTTCTATGAGCGAATCcacggaggcggagaagcctcgtacacgcGTTGAAGAACAGAAAAGAAAGTACAGAATGTGAAAATAAAAGTACAGAAAATGTTGTCGAGTCTTATTCCAAATGAAGAAGATTAGGCTTATATTTATAGCCCACCGGTCGAAAATAGCTAGCTATTTGCCGATGTGGCACTTGGAGCGCCTAGAGCCGATCCGGGCGCCCCCAGCGGTGCATCTCATTTGCTCACAACGGCTATACAATGGTTtgagaataaaactttatcctcgcgCGGGGCTCTTGGAGTGTTGCTGATGTAGATATATGAAGTCATCCGCAACAACAGCTCACCGAGGCACCCCTGCAGTGCCAAGGGGTCTGGGAGCCCAGACCCACTTCGGGCGCTTGGAGTCTAGGCAGCTGGACTTGGTCCATGAGCCTGGATAAGGTCAACTCAACGTTGACTTTGTTCGACTTTGGTTCTAGTTGCTTGGGTGATTCTTCGACCAtcaagagttgagctcacctgaactcaactcCGGTCTTGTCCTTaagcagtcttctgctccggtttctCTTTCCTCGGGAGCGTCGCGTGCAACCTTCTCactctaccggtgtactcttccgtagtttTTCGTTCCTCAGATGCACAGAGTCTGTTGATTcgattcccgtgtcatcctttttGTCCGCCGCGTCTCTCGCTtgtcttcttgtgttcctaaatttttgcacacttagacacaaagatcaaaatacaacaggacttaacttgacttgattgaccgCATCAAACCAATCCGGGATGCTTACAACTTGCTGCTGGAGTTCTCGAGCGTCGTCCTTATGTTGCACTACTATATGGGCCCGACACACCCTTACTAAGTTCAATTTATGAGTCTGTGATATTAATTTATAtgtattcatatattatattacgTGTATAATGTGTATGCACGGTGACTAATACGAAGAGGTTATTGAATAATTAtcaatttctaaaaaaatagttactataattttttttaaatgtgcaAGTCACAACTGGCTTTAAGCCCGTCATTTCCATCCAACCCAACCCAGGACTAAGTCAGACCAAGGCCAGCATAGCCCATCCACAATAAAGCTAATCATATCAGATCAAGCCTGCCTGACCGCTTTGCTACCTATCCAATGTAAGCGTCACACATCTCAGCCACCGCGGCCCCACAGACGTGCATATCCTCGCCCTGTTTAAATTTCAGGAGAGTAGGCCAGCCTCCTCAATTAAGTCTGCCCAAATAGCTTAATGCCTTAATGCCTAGAGACACGATTGATTGTTCGAAAGTCCAAAGTATCACTGCATTTCGTTTCAACTCAGTTTGCGTTTACCGGTGTATTCCGCTGCACAGGAAACTCATTAATTGCGTACAAAGCAGGTAGCCATCACTTTCCGTTCCGCTCTTCTCTTCGTCGACGTTAATCGACCCGTCTATCAAGTTCGACCCGGTCGAGCCTTTAATTTCCAGTGATTTAAAATCTGAACGGATTCGAGATCTGCCAGGATCAACCGCGAGGGCAGAATTAAAACGCCCGAGCTGGAGCGTTGACCGACGTAAATTAAGCCGTCGATTTAGCCGAATGAATTGGTGTTCTTAATAACGTGTCAAGGTCTTCACTCAGCACGTCCCCGTCACGAAGTCGATGGGCAACCACCTTGCGgatccaccaccaccaccaatctATGCACACGCCACCACAGAGATCTTTAATTAGGTGAGTAGGGTATGGCTTCTGGCCTCGACGTGCTTTGCTGCGCCCGCCCGAACCACTTAAGACAGGTTATTTGTCGGTCACAGAATAAACTTTTAGTTAGTTTTAAAGTATaattaaagataaataaataaattcaaaatgTTTAGAAAAAATATTGAATCAGATAATATTAAATTTAGGATGATCAATTGATTCTATAAAATTTTTCATGTCACGATCAACAACTTAAAAGATTAGCATCCCCGTGATCCGTAATATTTAGAGGAGGAAAAAGCGGATAATCGTTAAAGTCAGTTTCATTCTGTTTTAAAAAAAGACACTTTGATCACATTTATGTGTATTTTTGAAGTGTATACAATTAATACGCTCATGAAAATCACATCGAGGCCGCCATGCTTTTACTCTTAGTGAAAATATGCATTAATACCCTTGTACTAGTTAATATTGCAGACGAGTATAATTGTGCTCTTAGTAGTTAATTTTGAATAATGAAAGATCATTAGGTGCTTTTGAAAAACACTTTGGTAGCTCGAATTCAAGGCTTAACGCTCGTATTCATTAATGGATGACTTTATAACTCCACTTGGATTGGGAAAGTAAGCGACTAAAATTAAAACACATTCATTAATGATGGATGTTCACTGGAATGGAATCTAATAAAAATGACTAATAAATCCTTTGTTTGAGAGGAGGTGATGTAAGGAGGGCTGTCTGTGTAGTGCCCAAACGTGACTCAAATTGGGTGAACGCCACTGACCCCGGATGGGTCCCATTGATATCTTTGAATTAATTTGAGGCACTGCCTGTACAAAATGATCGAATTATCCGAAAATGAGAAGGGGAACTCCAGAGAATAGAACCGTTGACTAATAAATAAGACGTTGGATTAtacttatttataaagttttctATAAGATGAGAATCACTTAACGCCTAACAGGAAAGAGAAGGAGATTAGGTCTTAGAGGTGGGACCAAACGTGGTTTGAAAGGAGGTGAGAGAAGGGCATGGAAGTGAAGGGGAACTACAAGTCTTACTTGAAAGGGAATGAACTAAAGCAAAGAAAGAAAGGAagggtagattttaattttccttATCTATAAGACTTAAATTAAGTATTTTTATTACTCAAATTTCTATCCAAACCAATGGAAGTGAAACAATATGTTTAATTGTCATGCTCAGCGAATCTACTTAATTATAATCATGCTTTTTATAGGAAAATAGTACTTAAAATATTTATCTTATTTGAGATTCAAAATTTGATATTCTTTATTATTTATACTACAAAGggttaaataattttgtttaaaataaaataaaataaaattaaatgatttattttcttttggatATAAATACTCTTCTTTTGACTATGATGCTCGTTAATCAACCATGGAATTCATTCTCGCATGCTTTCTTATCTCTTTCCTCTCGATTCACTTCTCCGACCTCCTATACCTCTCAGTCAACACGCTTCTTCTACGGCTGGTGGCGGCGCTCATCGAGCAGCACGCGTGGCCGCCGGGCTCTCTGTTTTCCGGCGACGGGCCCGGCCACCACCGCCACGATGCTAAGGCTTCTGGCGACGGAGATCGGGTCCAGTGGGACGCTCGTGGCGGCAAGAGTTACCTGGGGGTGACTCGGTACGAGGCGCCGTCGCCGGTGGTGTGCGTGTTCTGCTTGTCGGACATCGAGGAGGGGGAGGAGGTGCGGGAGCTGCGGTGCGAGCACCTCTTCCACAGGCGGTGCCTGGACCCCTGGCTCGTCCTCCGGCGGTCCACGTGTCCCCTCTGCCGGGACGCCTTGCTGgatgcggaggaggaggaggccgaCGATGCGGCCATGGATTGGCTCGCTTATGTTCCGGTGTGGGCgtggtgatttttttttctttttcatccttttattttccatttttgtACATTAAGGAAGGTGACGCTGCAAAATTTATTTGCACTGGAGGataatatttttcttttctattaaatAAAGGGTCGATTTGCATATATtgaggtaatttttttttaaactcttaATTATTCATATTGTTATTAAAAATACTTCTCTTTAAAAAAACACTAAAATaacattttatttataatttgatatttgaattattattattatgtccaCTGTAAAATTGTCTTAAATTAGATTtcatcataattaaattaaagattttCCGAAATCGAGCAATTTTGATATGGCTACTTCATCTTTGAGACACTTGTTTTTTCATGGAGCATAGAGAAATGATCGTTATCTTTTTATTCTCACTTGTGCTCCTTCTCCTTAACAAGTTCGATCGATCATCAAATCTCCATCAGATCCAACAGCCTAAAAcattaagggtgcgtttggttcaagtcatcatgtataaccttggttatgtgattaccaggtaatcacataaccaaggttatagggaataaaacataatcaaatgttgtttggttcaacttaggtaatgtaacaaaaacttatttgtttgaaggttttaatgaataccttagtttaatattttaccgtattaccctaagttataaaaccaactatacaatatattattattattattattatttattattattaatatttatttatttatttattaatatttttttacttttctttttcctgtatattttttttttactttttatgtgttttttttattttttaatgtttttatatttttatattatttatatttatattttttttttatttttttacattttttaaattttaatttttatttatttattttattttttttttaaatttttaatctttttttttaaatttttttaaatttttttaaaatttttaaattttaaaatttttataaaattttttttatttttttaaattttttaacattttttaaatttttattttttatttttaaattttaaattttaaattttttatttttaaaacatttttttattttttttacattttttaatatttttttacattttttctcttttttttatgttttttcttatcggagggtatttttggtaaaaaaaaatggttaaccccggaatcaacaaaaaccttagggggcgtttggtttggaaaatattttctattttctatttctgTTTTCCTGTTTTCTGTTTCTGTTTTCAGAAAACAGAAAATGTGTTTGGTATGATATACTGGAATTCTATTTTctgaaaaagaaaattagaaaatGCGTTTGGTACGTttatattgaaaatttaaaaaaatatagtaaaatgtaaaaaaattaataaaattaagaattttattaaaatagaaaattttgaaattaaattatttaaactatATAAATGTTATTTTATACTTCTATATAAATGTTATTTATCTCAAGTCATCAATCTATAGAGCCTGTCAAGCTCAGCAATCGAGTTCTCTACATGCCACTCGACTAACATTTGATCTCATTGAGTCACATTACTCAATTCAATATAACCCAAGGAGATGATCCTATTCTTGCGATAAATGTATTTGTAATAGTTGGATAAATGTATTTGTAATAATTGAGAACCACTTGCGATAAAAATATATTCGCATTTCACAAAACAATCCAACATGACTTTTGATGACCTTTAGAACTTTGGAATGGGAAAAAGTTCACTTATTCTGCAATAAGCATGAAACAGTTGTAGTTTCTCCTGGTCTTCTAGTACATGGCACGTTCTACGCGATTGTGATTTGTATCGACAAAATCCTTATCTATGAAAGAAAGATGAACCTAGATCCTCAAGTGTCTGCATACATTTCAACAAAATTTTAGTGGCAATCACGAATGACCAAATGTACAAGAAAAAAACATGCTTGGAATAACTGATAACAAATGACCAAATGACCAAATGTACAAGAAAAATTACTGTGATGATAACTTGTGTATACCTTCATCACAGTAACTTTAGATTGAACCAAACTCTACATATCATCCAGTTGACATCATTGCTGGCAAAAGCATCATAAATGCATTCGCCAATCTGGAAAGTTAATTACAAAAGACATTAGCTACTTATAAAAACAAACTGTTGCGTTCTTTACGCTTTTAGCATTACAAAACTTTAACATCATATAAAAAAAGTTCAAAAAATATCACATAACGTAGAGAAAGCattacatatcataacatcaaatGAGTGACAATGCTGACCTCTTCCCATTCCACACAATCAACTTTAGAAGTAAAGGAAAGAActggaaacaaaaattagaaagTAACAAATAAGAATCTAGATGTAGCAGTTATTTGCAAGGAAATGGTATTGAACAATGAAATTATAAAACAGATATAAAATAGATTGTAACATAATATTCAAGGGTAAAGTTGTCTTTTCTATTCCTTCACAAAAATCAAGAGTCACAGATTATAACAAAAAGCTTCCCATCTGAGCTAATTACAGATTGTAACAAAAAGCTTCCCATCTGAGCTAATTACAGATTGTAACAAAAAGCTTCCCAaccaaaatttaaaacaaaaaacagCCAATTATAATAGTCATTCATAACAAAATCAAGAGCCATAAAAGGCTGAAACCAGACATTAGCTAATTACGGATGATGCTCCATATAATCATTCCACATATGACTTGCAATGTCATCACGTATGTGTCCCATCTGAGCTGTTTGGCTTGGATCAATTGGAATCGACTCTTGATCACCAAAACTATCTTCAACTCCAGACATGAGCATATCTTCAGATGAATACTCCATAAATAAATTATCCATTGCATGATGCCGACGTATGAAATTATGCACCGCACAACATGCAAGTGGAATTAATCTTTGGCTAGTAATTGGATAGTTTGGCATATCTTTTAAAATTCGAAATCTTGCCTTAAGCACCCCAAtgctgttggaaccccgaggtgttttgatgtgatcaaacaagttaagttaggtcctgcgttgtttaacccttgtgtctaagtgtgcaggaacttaggaacacaggaagtcgagcggaagacgcggctagcgagaaggacggcacgggagagagccgacgggctcggtgcgtccgagggacgaggtgtccgcggaagagtacatcggtggacgagaagaacgtgcgcggcgttcgagggacgagaaaccgggaaggaaggctgctcgaggagaaggccggaacatgggttcgggtgagccctattccggatggccgagatcacccaagctagtggagccggaacagaagacccggaccgagacgagctgaaccgaagcggagcgaccagacggaaaaagtcaaccagagttgacttttggggtccggggcgcccggaatgaggtttttgaccagatcgagtcaaactcgatctgaacgttgggggataaagttttatccccccagggcgcccggaacccttccaggcgccccgaccaaggctataaatatagccttggtccagaagcaaatcaattaatcagaacaacgaacttgtaatcaacttctgtgtgctttacttttcttcttgtacgttcaacgctgtaagaggctactccgcccagaggagaatcagatagtgcgcttacattccttggattagcaatcccctgattgcaaaccaagtaaaactccagtgtctgtttttctttacttagtctcttttatttatttattacaagtgttcattatatagttgaaatccgagaaaggttcgtgttttaatttgtagggcaattcacccctcccctcttgccggcctccaaagggaccaacaaatgCATCGCTCAATAATATTACGACATGTGCTATGCCTATAATTGAACAACTCTTCCTTCCCCCTTGGTCTGCCTTGCCGTCGATAATCTCTCAAGTGATAGCGTTGACCTCGATACGGAGCAAGAAACCCCGGCATATTTGGGTAACCAGAATCAACCAAATAAAATTGATCTGTGATAGTATTATCATATTAATTAATAATGTAAAATACCTACATAAATGAATATATATAGAGCATTTTTTCTATTACTTACCACCGCAAGGTTTAGGAAAATGATTTTCATGCCTAGTCAAAGCGTCTATGAACACCCTTGAATCATTTGTTGTCCCCTCCCAGCCTGTATACACAAATGTAAAAAGCATATCGAAATCGCATACAAGCATCACATTTTGTGTGACAATAACCTTTCTACCACGAAAAGATGTTTGAATTGATGTCGGTGCCCATGCCGATACGTGAGTTCCATCAATAGCTCCAAgacaattctaaaaatacacaatgTCTTAGTAAAGATATGTTGTTAATGTAACTAGATACATTAGGGTAAAATATATACCTTAAAATATGGAAACCACTTTGGATTATGCAATATGTGAGGATGGACACCATTGTGTTCATATGGTCGAATAATATGTGTGCCCAATGTACAAACAGCTCGTAAAACTCGTTTGAACCACTTGCTACAAGCGTACAATGAATGTTGAAATCGATCTGCACATATTCGATGTCGTGTGTTGTGCCCGATGATTAGTAAGAACATAGCGACACCTTCTTCAACAGTAACTTTCTTTCCATCTTGTAATAGATTCATCTCTTTTAATGTCCTACAAAAATTCACGAACACATGTTTCGACATACGAAAATTATCAAAGCAAACTTGAGGGTGCCCATCAAGTATTTCTTGAATATACATCCTCCCAGTAAGAGATGACGTTCGACAAGGCATCCGATCAATAGATCTATGAAACTGAGTCATTTCATGAAAAAAATCATTTGCATGGCTCAAAATAAGAAGCAAATTGATATCTGAGCCTAATTCATCATAGTCATCAGATTCATCATCAGAGTTTGACATGATCTGCAATAAATCAATATTAAACTCAGCACACAtgtataaaattaattatgaattgagGCAAACCAataaacaattaaaatttaaaaagcaTGACATAGTCATCaacattgaatttcaaaatatcaAATATGTCTTAAACATTCAATCCACAAAATAGCAAATATGTCTTACACATTCAAGTCACAAAATCAAAAACCATCATTACTTAAAAAGTCTCTGGCTAGGTAATAAAAGCAATCCCCATGAACTTGTCAACATATGACCCTACACACGGTCGAGATTGAGGCAATCCAACCATCAGACTCTCCTATTTGATGGAATTTTCATGAAAACCTCTCGTAGCCAAGGTTTACCGAAAGCTTCTGTAGCTTTTGTGTACACTTGGTTTGATAAGTCATCCATCTGATTTAAAACCTGCATGCACATATCTATAGAGTAAGGATCACTGAACCCGCTCGTTCCAGTAGAGGAAGAAATTTCTTGTTCGCGTTCTAACTTAGTAGCCCTCAAATCCAGGTATTTTTGCCTAGCAATAGATTCTTGACTCAGGTGTTGCAAGGTATCACTCCACTTGTCCATATAAGCAACATATTTTTCAGTTTTTGAACGCTTAGGATCTTTTCGTCGATGACTCTCAGTTGATTCTGTACTACGACGTCGGCGATTGTTAGGTTCCCCTCCAACGTCCTCATTCTCGTCATCGACAACTTCAACATATGAGCTGACACCTCTGTTAATGAATGCTTCTTCGAGCTCTCTCTCTTCATCAGATGTGGGAGGTAATTGAGTAGAAGCTCTATGCATATCACTAGTTGCAGTCGTCCCGCCGAAAATTTCACTAAGAATGTGAAAATGATCACATCCTTCCTTTCGTATTGACTTAtactcctttttatttttctgttCCATTGATTACAAAAAAATACATTTTATTATACATAAACAtacaataaaattatatatttgataAGATATAAGTATTTACCAGATAAAATTCTGCCCACACTTCCTCTGGAGCATTCACTTTATTGGTGTCAGGATCCATTGTCACACCAGTATGCGCAAGCAATGCTGCAAAAAGACGTTGTCTTGTGCGTAGACGATTCCATTTACCTTTGAGCCTTTCTACACCATAATTCTTGTTCGTAACCTGATATAATTCTTTGTTGATCTCCTCCCAAACCGTATTAGTGAAGGTAGATGTTTGTAACTTATTGTGCTTCACTTTTTCATAAATGATATCGACAAACATGGCAACATTTGTCTTTGACCAATCATACTTCTCAATTTCGATACTTGAATTATGCCCTCCCATAATGTAATCTCTAAAAATTGCCAATATTAAA
This region of Zingiber officinale cultivar Zhangliang chromosome 9A, Zo_v1.1, whole genome shotgun sequence genomic DNA includes:
- the LOC122019028 gene encoding E3 ubiquitin-protein ligase RNF181-like, which codes for MEFILACFLISFLSIHFSDLLYLSVNTLLLRLVAALIEQHAWPPGSLFSGDGPGHHRHDAKASGDGDRVQWDARGGKSYLGVTRYEAPSPVVCVFCLSDIEEGEEVRELRCEHLFHRRCLDPWLVLRRSTCPLCRDALLDAEEEEADDAAMDWLAYVPVWAW
- the LOC122021766 gene encoding uncharacterized protein LOC122021766, which produces MSNSDDESDDYDELGSDINLLLILSHANDFFHEMTQFHRSIDRMPCRTSSLTGRMYIQEILDGHPQVCFDNFRMSKHVFVNFCRTLKEMNLLQDGKKVTVEEGVAMFLLIIGHNTRHRICADRFQHSLYACSKWFKRVLRAVCTLGTHIIRPYEHNGVHPHILHNPKWFPYFKNCLGAIDGTHVSAWAPTSIQTSFRGRKVIVTQNVMLVCDFDMLFTFVYTGWEGTTNDSRVFIDALTRHENHFPKPCGGK